In Desulfovibrio gilichinskyi, a genomic segment contains:
- a CDS encoding flagellar brake protein, with product MNQSAKLKAACTPGLRVAIELGGLNDKAPSIVIGGDPSKYILLKEPMVHPNDKSIWSEYLYPGNEATVRYIFEGVASGFKTSIIKLINSPDKILFLKYPNRVETYNLRRHRRINCFLEAEIMIGEQKTLAIVEDLSSSGCGITYLKDDNSFFPEIGDDVKIFCPYFIENDKGFIPCKVQRATKDTRKIALGLTFDKPAPEILVKIQDYVATVLQHSI from the coding sequence ATGAATCAAAGTGCAAAACTGAAAGCAGCATGTACTCCGGGATTACGAGTTGCCATTGAACTCGGCGGCCTTAATGACAAAGCTCCTTCCATTGTTATAGGAGGAGACCCGTCTAAATATATACTCCTCAAAGAACCGATGGTTCATCCAAATGACAAATCAATCTGGTCAGAATACCTCTACCCTGGAAATGAAGCCACTGTCAGGTACATATTTGAAGGTGTTGCCTCCGGATTTAAAACCAGCATCATCAAATTGATCAACTCGCCTGACAAAATACTTTTCTTAAAATATCCTAATCGCGTAGAAACATACAATCTCAGAAGACATAGGAGAATCAATTGTTTCCTGGAAGCTGAGATAATGATCGGTGAGCAAAAGACTCTGGCAATTGTTGAGGATTTGAGTAGTAGCGGATGCGGAATCACCTATCTTAAAGATGATAATTCATTTTTCCCTGAAATCGGAGATGATGTTAAAATATTTTGCCCATATTTTATTGAAAATGATAAAGGATTCATCCCCTGCAAAGTTCAAAGAGCCACAAAAGATACACGTAAAATAGCACTCGGCTTAACCTTTGATAAGCCTGCTCCGGAAATTCTTGTCAAAATTCAGGACTATGTTGCTACGGTTCTACAGCACTCAATATAG
- a CDS encoding ABC transporter ATP-binding protein: MQHLLEVKDLSVDFALRAGSLTAVRNVSFNLDKGERLGLVGESGAGKSVTGFSIINLISQPGHISKGSILFEGKNLAKLPDEEMRQIRGNRISMIFQDPMMTLNPVLTIGTQMIETVLAHMDVSHKEAEEIALEKLKKVYIPSPRKRLSQYPHEFSGGMRQRIVIAISLLTEPSLIIADEPTTALDVTIQAEIMDLLLELCQSDDMALILITHDLAVVSEVTQRIAVMYAGSIVETGLTSQVTGNPAHPYTKGLIAALPQSGGSGDRLTQIPGAMPSLLHMPSGCPFHSRCSICTDICKIEIPKLIENKSGILVACHHADK; the protein is encoded by the coding sequence ATGCAACATCTACTCGAAGTAAAAGACTTAAGCGTAGACTTCGCTTTGCGGGCAGGCTCTTTAACGGCTGTGCGCAATGTGAGTTTTAATCTGGATAAAGGCGAAAGACTGGGGCTGGTGGGAGAATCCGGAGCAGGAAAATCCGTTACCGGTTTTTCAATCATTAATCTTATTTCACAGCCTGGCCATATCTCAAAAGGCTCAATTCTGTTTGAAGGTAAAAATCTGGCTAAACTTCCTGACGAAGAGATGCGTCAGATTCGCGGCAACAGAATTTCAATGATTTTTCAGGACCCGATGATGACCCTTAATCCGGTTCTGACCATCGGCACCCAGATGATCGAGACAGTTCTGGCCCATATGGATGTCAGCCACAAAGAAGCTGAAGAGATTGCTCTTGAAAAACTTAAAAAAGTTTATATCCCATCTCCACGCAAAAGGCTCAGCCAGTACCCGCATGAGTTTTCCGGCGGAATGCGGCAGCGCATTGTAATTGCAATTTCACTGCTCACTGAGCCGTCTTTGATTATTGCGGATGAACCTACAACAGCTCTTGATGTTACTATTCAGGCTGAGATAATGGACCTGCTCCTTGAGCTTTGCCAGTCTGATGATATGGCACTCATCCTTATTACTCATGACCTTGCCGTTGTTTCAGAAGTCACGCAGAGAATTGCCGTTATGTATGCAGGAAGTATTGTTGAAACAGGTCTCACCAGTCAGGTTACAGGAAATCCTGCTCATCCTTATACTAAGGGACTTATTGCGGCTCTGCCGCAGAGCGGAGGTTCCGGCGACAGATTGACTCAGATTCCCGGAGCCATGCCTTCTTTACTGCACATGCCTTCAGGTTGTCCGTTCCACTCAAGGTGCTCAATCTGTACAGATATTTGTAAAATAGAAATTCCTAAACTTATTGAAAATAAATCCGGTATTCTGGTGGCCTGCCACCATGCCGATAAATAA
- a CDS encoding TIGR03960 family B12-binding radical SAM protein has protein sequence MKKLLPLLTRPTRYLGSEWGTVHKDLTTVKAHIALGFPDLYEIGMSYLGQKILYEIVNKIPEFYAERAYVPCEETAGIMREHGELLCTMESDTPLKEIDAVGVSLTHELCYTNVLYMLDLAGIPLKSADRAEDCPLIIAGGGACFNAEPMADFLDVMMIGDGEESIISVLETIADCKEKGLSRADKLTALSKLPGIYIPSFFDPENPGDFMVEKAIVDDLNPIDFPKDQVLPYGNAIHDRLTLEIARGCTRGCRFCQAGIIYRPVRERTPEVLNNTMMQGLDETGYEETSLLSLSTGDYSALDTLFAKSFDHCAAEQISISLPSLRVGSLSQPIMERIATIRRTGATLAPEAGSQRLRDVINKGITEQGLLDHSLMLFENGWQSIKLYFMIGLPTETFEDLDAMLDLCLKVRDIAGPHVKLMQITAAISPFVPKPHTPFQWEQQISLAEINERLDYLRSKFSKYKRIKLKFHIPRMSFLEGIFSRGDRRLGPVIQKAYERGALFSSWKDHLNLDPYLEAMKEEGLTPEEFLAERPVESRLPWDHISSGVSKKFLLTERERGFKGKITQDCRYEECRNCGICEFDGRKSLLTKQAAVKDIRHKMVFTQRDQANEDIPPYIPKEKPDLGLKGSHFRVWYTKIGTTAYLSQLDLQPVFERAIRRAKLPLTFSQGFHPMPRISFGRALPVAVESQAEWMNIMFRTEIHESELVKELNKQMPIGIVIIKADTLSLSHKQEQPQVEDFIISFRGDDEKTAQRVAKWREYLESEEYLIQHKVKKGFKEKNARACLSSYEDLGHNTIKMTFDWTDLYISPTKIIAAICPETTLLDYSLIKTDQRF, from the coding sequence TTGAAAAAGCTACTCCCCCTCCTTACACGCCCCACCCGTTACCTCGGCTCTGAATGGGGCACCGTTCACAAGGACCTGACCACGGTTAAAGCTCATATAGCTTTGGGATTTCCAGACCTGTATGAAATCGGAATGTCATATCTCGGTCAGAAAATTCTTTATGAAATTGTGAACAAAATTCCTGAGTTCTACGCTGAACGTGCTTACGTGCCATGCGAAGAAACAGCTGGAATAATGCGCGAACATGGCGAATTGCTATGCACCATGGAAAGCGACACGCCGCTCAAAGAGATTGACGCGGTCGGTGTAAGTCTTACGCATGAGTTATGCTATACAAATGTACTTTATATGCTGGATCTCGCAGGAATACCGCTTAAATCAGCTGACAGAGCAGAAGACTGCCCGCTCATCATTGCCGGCGGCGGGGCCTGTTTCAACGCTGAACCGATGGCTGATTTTCTTGACGTAATGATGATCGGAGACGGTGAAGAATCCATTATATCCGTTCTTGAAACTATTGCGGACTGTAAAGAAAAAGGTCTTTCCAGAGCGGACAAGCTGACAGCGCTGTCCAAACTCCCCGGTATTTATATCCCATCCTTTTTCGATCCGGAAAACCCCGGTGATTTCATGGTTGAAAAAGCTATTGTAGACGATCTTAATCCCATTGATTTCCCGAAAGATCAGGTTCTTCCATACGGTAACGCCATTCACGACAGACTGACTCTTGAAATTGCCAGAGGTTGCACAAGAGGTTGCAGATTCTGTCAGGCAGGGATTATCTATCGTCCGGTAAGAGAGCGTACACCTGAGGTTTTAAACAATACAATGATGCAGGGGCTAGATGAAACTGGGTACGAAGAAACCTCTTTGCTTTCACTAAGTACTGGCGACTACTCTGCTCTTGATACTTTGTTTGCAAAAAGTTTCGACCACTGCGCAGCCGAACAAATTTCAATTTCACTTCCTTCTCTGCGTGTAGGCTCACTTTCACAGCCTATCATGGAACGCATTGCAACCATCAGACGCACAGGCGCAACCCTTGCGCCGGAAGCGGGAAGCCAGCGTTTACGTGATGTCATCAACAAAGGAATCACGGAACAGGGTTTACTCGATCATTCGTTAATGCTCTTCGAGAACGGATGGCAGAGCATCAAACTTTATTTCATGATCGGACTGCCCACAGAAACCTTCGAAGACCTTGATGCAATGTTGGATCTTTGCCTCAAAGTCCGCGATATTGCAGGCCCGCACGTTAAACTCATGCAGATAACAGCGGCAATTTCTCCGTTTGTGCCGAAACCGCACACTCCGTTTCAGTGGGAGCAGCAGATTTCACTGGCTGAAATTAATGAGCGGCTTGACTATCTGCGCTCTAAATTCAGCAAATATAAAAGAATTAAACTTAAATTCCACATTCCGCGCATGAGCTTCCTTGAAGGCATTTTCTCACGCGGTGACCGCCGTCTCGGACCTGTTATTCAAAAGGCGTACGAACGCGGTGCTCTTTTTTCAAGCTGGAAAGATCATTTGAATTTAGATCCTTACCTTGAAGCGATGAAAGAAGAAGGTCTCACTCCCGAAGAATTTCTTGCAGAACGTCCTGTTGAAAGCAGACTCCCCTGGGATCATATTTCCAGCGGTGTGAGCAAAAAATTCCTGCTCACCGAAAGAGAACGCGGTTTTAAAGGAAAAATCACCCAAGACTGCCGTTACGAAGAATGCCGTAATTGCGGAATCTGCGAATTTGACGGACGCAAATCTCTGTTAACCAAACAGGCTGCAGTAAAAGACATACGCCATAAAATGGTCTTCACTCAAAGAGATCAGGCTAATGAGGATATTCCTCCGTATATTCCTAAAGAAAAACCGGACCTCGGACTCAAAGGAAGTCATTTCAGAGTATGGTATACGAAAATCGGAACAACTGCTTATTTGAGCCAGCTCGATTTGCAACCTGTTTTTGAACGGGCAATACGCAGAGCCAAACTTCCGCTTACTTTCTCTCAAGGATTCCACCCGATGCCGCGGATTTCCTTCGGACGGGCACTTCCTGTCGCAGTGGAAAGTCAGGCTGAATGGATGAACATAATGTTCCGTACAGAAATTCACGAGAGCGAACTGGTTAAAGAGCTAAACAAGCAAATGCCCATCGGCATTGTCATAATTAAAGCGGACACGCTTTCTCTTTCTCACAAACAGGAGCAGCCTCAAGTTGAAGATTTTATCATCTCTTTCAGAGGTGATGATGAAAAAACCGCCCAGAGAGTTGCAAAATGGCGTGAATATCTTGAGTCTGAAGAATATCTCATTCAGCACAAGGTAAAAAAGGGATTTAAAGAGAAAAATGCCAGAGCATGTCTAAGCAGTTACGAAGATCTAGGGCATAATACAATAAAAATGACTTTTGACTGGACTGACCTTTACATCAGCCCGACCAAAATTATTGCAGCGATTTGTCCGGAAACAACATTACTGGACTACTCATTAATAAAAACCGATCAACGATTCTAG
- a CDS encoding acetate uptake transporter yields MEQKLANPAPLGLMGFGMTTILLNIHNAGFYPISAMILAMGICYGGIAQVIAGIMEFKKGNTFGMTAFVSYGFFWLSLVALIVLPKIGWAEPTPAGFMAWYLVVWGIFTLFMFIGTLKSNKVLQFIFLSLTILFFMLAARDFTGNEAIGTLAGYEGIICGASAFYLAMAEVINEVYDRTVLPIG; encoded by the coding sequence ATGGAACAGAAATTAGCAAATCCGGCACCTTTGGGGCTCATGGGATTCGGCATGACAACCATTTTGCTTAACATTCACAATGCGGGGTTTTATCCTATCAGTGCGATGATTCTTGCTATGGGAATATGTTATGGCGGAATAGCGCAGGTCATTGCCGGAATAATGGAATTTAAAAAAGGAAATACATTCGGCATGACCGCATTTGTTTCCTATGGTTTTTTCTGGCTCAGCCTAGTCGCTCTTATTGTTTTACCTAAAATAGGATGGGCGGAACCGACTCCGGCAGGATTTATGGCATGGTATCTTGTAGTTTGGGGAATTTTTACATTATTCATGTTCATAGGCACACTTAAAAGCAACAAAGTTTTGCAGTTTATCTTCCTGTCACTTACCATTTTATTTTTTATGCTTGCAGCCCGTGACTTTACAGGCAATGAAGCAATAGGAACTCTTGCCGGATATGAAGGCATTATCTGCGGAGCTTCAGCCTTCTATCTTGCTATGGCAGAAGTTATAAATGAAGTTTACGACCGTACAGTACTGCCGATAGGTTAA
- a CDS encoding tetratricopeptide repeat protein produces MTEINQVLGVYSKNTEEKTGTGTTLQKAAHKTFYYVTRSEIDEYHVQPLNQQHVPSGLVTSLTKRQFLTTFTPEMDYYEKKTIPALRSLQAKILKGEELFSEGNLDEAEQYFAKALLLDPENPKASLGIGSILCNKQNFQKLSKIVSKLLNSDAVFLESQRKEFNIFAIALRKQELFEESINFYKKALEINKNDENLHFNLARAYFDSGNTGRALKHIDKALAIQPNLEWAHKFKKYIIKQTGK; encoded by the coding sequence ATGACTGAAATAAATCAAGTGCTGGGCGTCTATTCAAAAAACACCGAAGAAAAGACCGGAACAGGCACAACCCTTCAGAAAGCAGCTCATAAGACATTTTACTACGTAACCCGTTCAGAAATTGATGAATACCATGTACAGCCGTTAAATCAGCAGCATGTTCCTTCAGGACTTGTAACCAGTTTAACAAAGCGACAATTTTTAACAACTTTTACTCCTGAAATGGACTATTATGAAAAGAAAACAATCCCTGCATTAAGATCTCTGCAAGCTAAAATTTTAAAGGGAGAAGAATTGTTTTCCGAAGGAAATCTGGACGAGGCTGAACAATATTTTGCAAAAGCACTCCTGCTGGACCCTGAAAATCCGAAAGCAAGTCTGGGAATAGGCTCAATCTTATGCAATAAGCAAAACTTCCAAAAGCTTTCTAAAATAGTTAGCAAACTCTTAAACAGTGATGCAGTCTTTTTAGAATCACAAAGAAAAGAATTTAATATCTTTGCTATAGCTCTACGCAAGCAGGAACTTTTTGAGGAATCTATCAATTTCTACAAAAAAGCGTTGGAAATTAATAAAAATGATGAAAACCTGCATTTCAATCTTGCAAGAGCATATTTTGATTCAGGAAATACTGGCAGGGCCTTAAAGCATATTGATAAGGCATTAGCTATTCAGCCAAACCTTGAGTGGGCACATAAATTTAAAAAATATATAATCAAACAAACGGGAAAATGA
- a CDS encoding ABC transporter ATP-binding protein, with product MKTDSLVEVKNLVKHFDISGGLLDQLSIEKGRITRQHTIVQAVNNVSFAIKKGETLSVVGESGCGKSTLARTVMGLYPPNSGEIYYDGQRIDKLSSSKMLPFRKKMQMVFQDPYASLNPRMRVRQIIEEPIYFHNKGISRGEAKERLHNVMKSVGMDPEWANNYPHEFSGGQRQRISIARALAVDPEFIVADEPIAALDVSIQAQVLNLLMDAQEERNLTYLFISHDLSVVEHISTRVAVMYLGCLCELAPAKELFSSPKHPYTQALLSAIPTLGGKRKKHIHLSGDVPTPINLPTGCVFNGRCPHANDRCREEIPQAVQVGAEGLVACHAFEEGRI from the coding sequence ATGAAGACCGACTCCCTTGTAGAAGTAAAAAATCTGGTTAAGCACTTTGATATTTCCGGAGGATTGCTTGATCAGTTATCAATAGAAAAAGGGCGCATCACTCGCCAGCACACAATTGTTCAGGCTGTAAATAACGTCAGCTTTGCAATAAAAAAAGGCGAAACCTTGAGCGTGGTAGGTGAATCCGGTTGCGGTAAATCAACACTGGCAAGAACCGTTATGGGACTGTACCCTCCTAACAGCGGTGAAATTTATTACGACGGACAGCGCATCGATAAGCTGTCCTCATCGAAAATGCTGCCGTTCCGCAAAAAAATGCAGATGGTTTTTCAGGATCCTTATGCATCCCTTAATCCTCGCATGAGAGTTCGCCAGATCATTGAAGAACCGATCTACTTTCACAATAAAGGAATCTCCCGCGGGGAGGCTAAAGAACGCCTTCATAATGTAATGAAAAGTGTAGGCATGGACCCCGAATGGGCAAATAACTATCCGCATGAGTTCTCAGGCGGTCAGAGGCAGCGTATCAGCATTGCCCGTGCACTGGCTGTAGACCCTGAATTCATCGTAGCAGACGAACCGATTGCGGCTCTTGATGTTTCTATCCAGGCTCAGGTTCTGAACCTGCTGATGGACGCACAGGAAGAACGCAATCTGACCTACCTGTTCATCAGCCATGACCTTTCTGTTGTTGAACATATCAGTACAAGAGTTGCTGTTATGTACCTAGGATGCTTATGTGAACTTGCACCTGCAAAAGAACTTTTTTCATCACCGAAACATCCGTATACGCAAGCTCTCCTCTCAGCAATACCGACCCTTGGCGGAAAGCGTAAAAAGCATATTCACCTTTCCGGTGATGTCCCGACCCCGATTAATCTACCAACAGGCTGTGTCTTTAACGGCAGATGCCCTCATGCTAATGACCGCTGTCGTGAAGAAATACCGCAAGCCGTTCAAGTCGGTGCGGAAGGATTAGTTGCATGTCACGCCTTTGAAGAAGGAAGAATTTAA
- a CDS encoding ABC transporter permease, translated as MFAFIVRRIAQAIIVMLVISFIGFAIKQSFGDPIREITGVTVSVAERTKLRNELGLNDPFLVQFGRFMKGAVHGDIGRSFFYKKSALDVILTKAPATLELVFCSAIIIVLFSIPLGIYSAIKPRSILSRIIMSGSTLGVSIPVFLTAILMIYIFSVELHWLPSYGRGETINLGGWRTGLLTLDGLKHLIMPSIALSSIMLPLFIRLIRSEMMEVLQNDYIKYAWAKGLTPRRVWIVHAFKNTLLPVITVGGVQLGTMIAFTILTETVFQWQGMGFMFIEAVERGDAPLMVAYLVVVGFIFVIVNTLVDVIYGLVNPQVRITGQK; from the coding sequence ATGTTTGCTTTTATAGTTCGACGAATCGCGCAGGCGATAATAGTTATGCTGGTTATCAGCTTCATCGGCTTTGCAATAAAGCAAAGCTTCGGTGATCCGATCAGGGAAATTACCGGAGTTACGGTTTCGGTTGCAGAACGTACAAAACTCAGAAATGAGCTCGGGCTTAATGATCCTTTCCTAGTCCAATTCGGCAGATTTATGAAAGGAGCGGTCCATGGCGACATAGGCAGATCCTTTTTCTATAAAAAATCTGCTCTGGATGTCATTCTTACAAAAGCCCCTGCGACTTTAGAGCTTGTTTTCTGCTCTGCTATAATAATTGTGCTTTTTTCTATCCCCCTCGGGATATATTCAGCCATCAAGCCGCGATCGATACTCTCGCGAATTATCATGAGCGGTTCGACTCTGGGTGTTTCTATCCCGGTATTCCTGACCGCGATTTTGATGATTTACATTTTTTCGGTTGAATTACACTGGCTCCCTTCTTACGGACGCGGTGAAACTATAAACCTTGGCGGATGGCGTACAGGGCTTCTGACTCTTGACGGTCTCAAGCATTTAATTATGCCGTCAATCGCCTTGTCCTCTATCATGCTCCCTCTGTTTATTCGCCTCATCCGCTCTGAAATGATGGAAGTTCTGCAGAACGATTACATCAAATACGCATGGGCGAAAGGACTTACTCCTCGCCGCGTGTGGATCGTTCACGCTTTCAAGAACACTCTGCTTCCGGTCATCACCGTCGGCGGTGTACAGCTTGGAACAATGATTGCGTTCACCATCCTGACTGAAACTGTATTTCAGTGGCAGGGCATGGGTTTCATGTTTATTGAAGCCGTTGAACGAGGTGATGCTCCATTGATGGTAGCCTATCTGGTAGTTGTCGGATTTATATTCGTTATTGTTAACACTCTGGTTGACGTCATTTACGGACTGGTCAATCCACAAGTCAGAATTACGGGGCAAAAATGA
- a CDS encoding ABC transporter substrate-binding protein yields the protein MKRSLVFLVIVAVLALGLIGCSSEKKEETKAKQETAESATGGKTLKLAMDADPVSLDPQVQLSGGMMQYAHMVFDPLLRWKKDGSFEPRLAESWEQINPTTMRFHLRKDVKFHSGNPFTAEDVVWSLDRLQKSPDFKGLFEPFGQAVAVDDHTVDLVTKKPYGLLLNMATYICPMDKKFYAGNDESGQPKDAIVKTGPSFANTHESGTGKYIVAEREQGVRVVFKAFPQYWDKNTGNVDTIILTPIKNDATRVAALLSGDVDFIMPVPPQDLDRIGKTEGLHLVTMSGSRVITFQLNQKRFEPFRNLKVRQAICYATDNTGIVEKVMKGFATVACQQGPKGYAGYNPELTPRYDLEKAKKLMKEAGYADGFECTMIAPNNRYVNDEKICEAFVSMLGKIGIKVNLKTMPKAQYWDQFDAQVADIEMIGWHADTEDSANYTEFLLMCPNTKTGYGQYNSGNYCNPEVDALTLESQTETDLAKRKAILQKTEKILYDDAAFVPLHWQNLSWASKNNMNTEEIVNIQNFPYFGDLVIK from the coding sequence ATGAAACGTTCATTAGTATTTCTGGTGATTGTCGCCGTTCTGGCTCTCGGCCTTATCGGCTGTAGCTCAGAAAAGAAAGAAGAAACCAAGGCTAAACAGGAAACCGCTGAAAGCGCAACCGGCGGAAAAACTCTTAAACTTGCTATGGATGCCGACCCGGTATCTCTCGACCCTCAGGTCCAGCTTTCCGGTGGGATGATGCAGTACGCACACATGGTTTTTGATCCACTCCTACGCTGGAAAAAAGACGGTTCATTTGAACCTCGCCTCGCAGAATCATGGGAGCAGATTAATCCTACAACCATGCGTTTCCACCTTCGTAAAGATGTAAAATTCCACAGCGGAAACCCCTTTACAGCTGAAGACGTTGTATGGTCACTCGACCGCCTCCAAAAAAGCCCTGACTTCAAAGGACTCTTTGAACCTTTCGGACAGGCCGTTGCAGTTGACGATCATACTGTAGATCTCGTTACTAAGAAGCCTTACGGATTGCTACTGAACATGGCCACTTATATCTGCCCCATGGATAAAAAATTCTATGCAGGTAATGACGAGAGCGGACAGCCTAAAGATGCTATCGTAAAAACCGGACCCTCTTTTGCAAACACACACGAATCCGGAACAGGTAAATATATTGTAGCTGAACGCGAACAGGGTGTCCGTGTCGTTTTCAAAGCTTTCCCTCAGTACTGGGACAAAAACACCGGTAATGTTGACACCATCATTCTTACTCCAATCAAGAACGATGCTACACGCGTGGCAGCGCTTCTCTCCGGAGATGTTGATTTCATCATGCCCGTCCCCCCCCAGGATCTGGATCGCATCGGCAAGACAGAAGGCCTTCATCTTGTAACCATGTCAGGTTCACGTGTCATCACCTTCCAGCTTAATCAGAAACGTTTCGAACCGTTTAGAAATCTTAAAGTACGTCAGGCTATCTGTTACGCAACAGACAATACCGGTATCGTAGAAAAAGTAATGAAAGGTTTTGCAACAGTTGCATGTCAGCAGGGTCCAAAAGGATATGCAGGTTACAATCCTGAACTGACTCCTCGTTACGACCTCGAAAAAGCTAAAAAGCTTATGAAAGAAGCCGGTTACGCTGACGGTTTTGAATGTACTATGATTGCACCTAACAACCGCTATGTTAACGACGAAAAAATATGTGAAGCTTTTGTTTCCATGCTCGGCAAAATCGGTATCAAAGTTAACCTCAAGACTATGCCTAAAGCACAGTACTGGGATCAGTTTGACGCACAGGTTGCTGATATTGAAATGATCGGTTGGCATGCAGACACAGAAGATTCTGCAAACTACACAGAATTCCTGCTTATGTGCCCGAATACCAAAACAGGTTACGGCCAGTACAACAGCGGTAACTACTGCAACCCTGAAGTTGATGCTCTGACCCTTGAAAGCCAGACTGAAACCGACCTTGCAAAACGTAAAGCTATCCTTCAGAAGACTGAAAAGATCCTTTACGACGACGCAGCATTCGTACCTCTTCACTGGCAGAACCTTTCATGGGCCAGCAAGAACAATATGAACACTGAAGAAATCGTGAATATTCAGAACTTCCCTTACTTCGGCGACCTTGTTATTAAATAG
- a CDS encoding ABC transporter permease, translating to MITRSRWQRFKESYFLHDFLRDPVAITSFCILVVLVFLGFAAPLVAPFNPYDSANINIMNAEIPPAWLAGGHSAFLLGTDGQGRDLFSTMLYGMRVSLIIGFGAVALQAFLGILVGLIAGFMGKKTESILMRVADIQLSFSTYMVAIFISAIFQAAFGVAQYEEIAVPLLILIIGFAEWPQYARTVRASVLAEKKKEYVEAAKVIGLSQKRIMWRHILPNTLSPVFVISTIQVANAIMSEAALSFVGLGMPATKPSLGSLINVGFEYIFSGSWWITMFPGIILVVLILVINLLGDWLRDYLNPKLYKG from the coding sequence ATGATAACCAGATCTCGCTGGCAGAGATTCAAAGAATCATATTTTCTGCATGATTTCCTGCGCGACCCCGTTGCTATTACAAGCTTCTGTATTTTGGTCGTGCTCGTATTTTTGGGTTTTGCGGCTCCGCTTGTTGCACCCTTTAATCCATATGATTCCGCAAACATAAACATCATGAATGCGGAAATTCCGCCAGCATGGCTCGCCGGCGGACATTCGGCTTTTCTGCTTGGTACGGATGGGCAGGGAAGAGACCTTTTTTCCACAATGCTTTACGGCATGCGAGTCTCGCTTATTATCGGTTTCGGCGCAGTTGCACTCCAGGCTTTTCTTGGAATTCTGGTCGGGCTTATTGCCGGATTCATGGGCAAGAAAACAGAATCAATTTTAATGCGTGTTGCAGATATTCAGCTATCATTTTCAACTTATATGGTAGCTATTTTTATTTCTGCAATCTTTCAGGCCGCTTTCGGCGTAGCCCAGTATGAAGAAATTGCTGTACCGCTCCTTATTCTGATTATCGGATTTGCGGAATGGCCTCAGTATGCCCGAACTGTCAGGGCTTCCGTGCTGGCTGAAAAGAAAAAAGAATACGTTGAAGCTGCGAAGGTTATCGGCCTTTCCCAAAAACGTATTATGTGGAGACATATTCTCCCTAACACCCTTTCACCTGTATTCGTTATTTCCACCATTCAGGTTGCAAATGCTATCATGAGTGAAGCAGCTCTTTCCTTCGTAGGACTGGGCATGCCTGCAACAAAGCCCTCTCTCGGATCGCTGATTAATGTCGGGTTTGAGTATATTTTCAGCGGATCATGGTGGATTACCATGTTCCCCGGAATAATACTTGTAGTCCTGATTCTGGTCATAAACCTGCTTGGGGACTGGCTGCGCGATTATCTGAACCCGAAGCTGTATAAGGGATAA
- a CDS encoding nitroreductase family protein, producing MDFKDILIKRRAVNFFDPDRNVEESLLKAVIEDAAKAPSSYNLQPWKLMVLRDQAEKAKLQALAFDQPKVSEAPVTLIVLADRDGWKEESSTLKAVFKDLVASGKMQLEQKEWFAGVTQGLYGRSDEAAQAFANKNAGLFCMSLMYAASEHGLQTHPMDGFDHDGVKKAFNIPDNYWIPMLIAVGYLKPGIEVYPKAWRQSYEEMVIK from the coding sequence ATGGATTTTAAGGATATTTTAATAAAAAGAAGAGCTGTTAACTTTTTTGACCCTGACCGCAACGTAGAAGAATCCCTCTTAAAAGCGGTTATCGAAGATGCAGCCAAAGCGCCTTCAAGTTATAACCTCCAACCTTGGAAGCTTATGGTGCTAAGAGACCAAGCCGAAAAAGCAAAGCTCCAAGCCCTTGCTTTTGACCAGCCTAAAGTGAGCGAAGCTCCAGTCACACTTATTGTTCTGGCTGACCGTGACGGATGGAAAGAAGAAAGCAGCACCCTGAAAGCTGTCTTCAAAGACCTTGTTGCTTCCGGAAAAATGCAACTGGAACAAAAGGAATGGTTCGCAGGAGTAACGCAGGGATTATACGGAAGAAGCGATGAAGCTGCGCAGGCTTTTGCCAATAAAAATGCAGGGTTATTCTGCATGTCACTTATGTATGCGGCATCTGAACATGGCCTGCAAACTCACCCCATGGATGGTTTCGATCATGACGGAGTAAAAAAAGCCTTCAATATACCTGACAATTACTGGATTCCTATGCTCATTGCCGTTGGATACTTGAAACCGGGAATTGAAGTTTATCCCAAAGCATGGCGGCAATCTTACGAAGAAATGGTTATAAAATAG